From Pseudomonas poae, the proteins below share one genomic window:
- the arnT gene encoding lipid IV(A) 4-amino-4-deoxy-L-arabinosyltransferase — MIRRWALPLLLLAFGVFYLLPLATHGLWIPDETRYAQISQEMLLTGKWASPHFMGIRYFEKPAAGYWMIALGQAIFGQNLFGVRFASALSTSLSILLVYLVSRRLWNDPQKSLVSTVLYMSFVSVAALGGYANLDPQFTFWVNLTGVALWFCFDSTTRNGRLGAWALLGFACGMGFMTKGFLAWLLPVLIALPYAIWQKRFRELLGYGLVAVVVAVLVSLPWALAVHLQEPDYWHFFFWHEHIQRFAGEDAQHSEPFWYYLPLLVAFTLPWVALLPSTIKHAWLEKRLPKTLFLLLWLLMPLAFFSLAKGKLPSYIMPCLLPLALLMGSTLADKLAEGRSGALRINGWLNLVIGVVGVLALTWVQLKKPVYEHGHETLNLVLVFTFLFGWIIVNLLQAARPLKLWAAPLIGSGLLVALVPAALPHSVVYNKIPDQFIIDHLQELHPATALLSNDLGAASALSWRLGRPDVTLYNTVGEVKYGLAYPDAGHHQVDTTQVQQWMSDARKKGPVGVVMRVKGDDEKAEVALLPTDGQRHEQGNLVILIFAQVTP; from the coding sequence ATGATCCGCCGTTGGGCCTTGCCCCTGCTCTTGTTGGCATTTGGCGTGTTTTATCTGCTGCCGCTGGCCACCCATGGCCTGTGGATTCCGGATGAAACCCGCTACGCGCAAATCAGCCAGGAAATGCTGCTGACCGGCAAGTGGGCCTCGCCGCACTTCATGGGCATTCGCTACTTCGAAAAACCGGCTGCCGGCTACTGGATGATCGCGCTGGGCCAGGCGATCTTCGGTCAGAACCTGTTTGGTGTGCGTTTCGCCTCGGCGTTAAGCACCAGCTTGAGCATCCTGCTGGTGTACCTGGTGTCGCGCCGGTTGTGGAATGACCCGCAAAAGAGCCTGGTCAGCACCGTGCTGTACATGAGCTTTGTCAGCGTCGCGGCGTTGGGCGGGTATGCCAACCTCGACCCGCAGTTCACCTTCTGGGTCAACCTGACCGGCGTGGCCTTGTGGTTCTGCTTCGACAGCACCACCCGCAATGGCCGCCTCGGCGCCTGGGCCCTGTTGGGGTTTGCCTGCGGCATGGGCTTCATGACCAAGGGCTTTCTCGCCTGGCTGCTGCCGGTCTTGATCGCCCTGCCCTACGCCATTTGGCAGAAACGCTTTCGCGAGCTGCTCGGCTACGGGCTGGTGGCGGTGGTCGTGGCGGTTCTGGTCAGCCTGCCATGGGCCCTGGCCGTGCACCTGCAAGAGCCGGACTACTGGCACTTCTTCTTCTGGCATGAGCATATCCAGCGTTTTGCCGGCGAAGACGCCCAGCACAGCGAACCGTTCTGGTATTACCTGCCGCTGCTGGTGGCCTTCACCCTGCCGTGGGTCGCGTTGCTGCCGTCGACGATCAAGCACGCATGGCTGGAAAAACGCCTGCCGAAAACCCTGTTCCTGCTGCTGTGGCTGCTGATGCCCCTGGCCTTCTTCAGCCTGGCCAAGGGCAAGCTGCCCTCCTACATCATGCCGTGCCTGTTGCCGCTGGCCTTGCTGATGGGCTCGACTCTGGCGGACAAACTGGCTGAAGGTCGCAGCGGTGCCTTGCGCATCAATGGCTGGCTGAACCTGGTGATTGGCGTGGTGGGTGTGCTCGCGCTGACCTGGGTCCAACTGAAAAAGCCGGTGTACGAACATGGCCACGAAACCCTCAACCTGGTGTTGGTGTTCACCTTCCTGTTCGGCTGGATCATCGTCAACCTGCTGCAGGCCGCGCGCCCATTGAAACTGTGGGCCGCGCCCCTGATCGGCAGCGGATTGCTGGTGGCCCTGGTACCGGCCGCGCTGCCGCACTCGGTGGTCTACAACAAGATTCCGGACCAGTTCATCATCGACCATCTGCAAGAACTGCACCCGGCCACGGCGCTGCTGAGCAATGACCTGGGCGCTGCATCGGCCCTGTCCTGGCGCCTGGGGCGTCCGGATGTGACGCTCTACAACACCGTCGGCGAAGTGAAATACGGCCTCGCGTACCCGGATGCCGGCCATCACCAAGTGGACACCACCCAAGTCCAGCAATGGATGAGCGATGCGCGCAAAAAAGGCCCGGTCGGTGTGGTGATGCGCGTCAAGGGTGACGATGAGAAGGCCGAAGTGGCGTTGCTGCCGACTGACGGCCAGCGCCATGAGCAAGGCAACCTGGTGATTCTGATCTTCGCGCAGGTGACGCCGTGA
- a CDS encoding glycosyltransferase, translating into MNKAQPPLLSQTIRRHSLGLGLLALLLFIAGSWHQAIIGFDSRFVVFAQEMLRHGPGFFPTTYGQPYADYLATSTLLTWLLSLPLGQVTSLTAWLPTAMASAVIVILVYRLTAPYSQRWGLLSIAVLLLSSTFISETRSVSLDQMLAAIALAVFYLGYAHDHFGAGKRLHWLYLLLIVGFAIRGPIGLVIPTGMLCSYYLINRQWRQLFSFGLLALALLAACVGLLLLMAKLSGGESFMQDVIRMQFLGRMDGSEGSSSVLYYFTSSLGNYALAYPMALLVLLAVATGGRRVPDPALQLVLYCAAAGLLVMLGLSIPQAKKARYVLPMLPMAAIIAAYPFYVAQGRMFVWLRGLMLGLWTLLPTFLIVGLVLARRHYPEQLSHLGLMFGVLGGLQVLALLALLRAQLRPLGPALAAVLAVWATYIGVVEPLVRSVYDTRTFTLRVHEQVMQQRAPVVLHGLGKDAKAIKYMVNLDCDQVPLFTQQPADLAPLQGPAWLVMSEADYQGLKDTRFGTITPTLTGEFDRNPYVLLHLAQTPRP; encoded by the coding sequence GTGAACAAAGCTCAACCGCCCCTGCTGAGCCAGACCATCCGCCGCCACTCCCTCGGCTTGGGCCTGCTGGCGCTGTTATTGTTTATCGCCGGCAGCTGGCACCAGGCGATTATCGGCTTCGACTCGCGCTTCGTGGTGTTTGCCCAGGAGATGCTGCGCCATGGGCCGGGGTTTTTCCCCACCACCTACGGCCAGCCGTATGCCGATTACCTGGCCACCTCGACGCTGTTGACCTGGCTGCTGTCATTGCCACTGGGCCAGGTCACCAGCCTCACGGCCTGGTTGCCCACGGCAATGGCCTCGGCGGTGATCGTTATCCTGGTGTATCGCCTTACGGCGCCGTACTCCCAACGCTGGGGCCTGCTGAGTATCGCGGTGCTGCTGCTCAGCAGTACCTTTATCAGCGAAACCCGCTCGGTGTCCCTCGACCAGATGCTGGCCGCGATTGCCTTGGCGGTGTTTTACCTGGGTTACGCCCATGACCACTTCGGTGCCGGTAAGCGCCTGCACTGGCTGTACCTGCTGCTGATTGTCGGCTTTGCGATTCGCGGGCCGATCGGGCTGGTCATCCCCACGGGGATGCTGTGCAGTTACTACCTGATCAACCGGCAATGGCGCCAACTGTTCAGTTTCGGCTTGCTGGCCCTGGCGCTGCTGGCTGCCTGTGTCGGCCTGTTGCTGCTGATGGCCAAGCTCAGTGGCGGTGAGAGCTTCATGCAGGATGTAATCCGCATGCAGTTCCTGGGGCGCATGGACGGCAGCGAAGGTTCCAGCAGCGTGCTGTATTACTTCACCAGCTCGCTGGGCAATTACGCCCTGGCCTACCCGATGGCGTTGCTGGTGCTGTTGGCGGTGGCAACCGGTGGGCGGCGTGTGCCGGACCCGGCCTTGCAGCTGGTGTTGTATTGCGCGGCCGCAGGTTTGCTGGTGATGCTGGGCCTGTCGATTCCCCAGGCAAAGAAGGCGCGCTATGTGCTGCCGATGTTGCCGATGGCGGCGATCATCGCGGCGTATCCCTTCTACGTTGCGCAGGGCCGTATGTTTGTCTGGTTGCGCGGGCTGATGCTGGGCCTGTGGACGCTGCTGCCGACATTCCTGATCGTGGGGCTGGTGTTAGCGCGTCGCCATTACCCTGAGCAGTTGAGCCATCTCGGGCTGATGTTCGGCGTACTCGGCGGGCTGCAGGTGCTGGCGCTGCTGGCCCTGTTGCGTGCTCAGCTGCGGCCGCTGGGGCCGGCGCTGGCCGCGGTACTGGCAGTATGGGCAACGTATATCGGGGTGGTCGAGCCGTTGGTGCGCAGTGTTTACGACACGCGCACCTTTACCCTGCGTGTGCATGAGCAGGTCATGCAACAGCGCGCGCCTGTGGTACTGCACGGCCTGGGTAAAGACGCCAAGGCGATTAAATACATGGTTAACCTCGACTGCGACCAGGTGCCGTTATTTACCCAGCAACCGGCTGATCTGGCGCCGCTGCAAGGGCCGGCCTGGCTGGTGATGAGCGAGGCGGATTACCAGGGTTTGAAAGACACACGCTTTGGCACAATCACCCCGACGCTCACCGGCGAGTTCGACAGAAACCCCTATGTGCTGCTGCATCTGGCCCAAACCCCACGACCTTGA
- a CDS encoding enoyl-CoA hydratase/isomerase family protein, whose protein sequence is MTAQVSSEASSADVHQDDVLAEVRNHIGHLTLNRPAGLNAITLGMVRSLAQQLQAWEDDPEVYAVVLRGAGEKAFCAGGDIRSLYDSFKSGDTLHQDFFVEEYALDLAIHHYRKPVLALMDGFVLGGGMGLVQGADLRVVTERSRLAMPEVAIGYFPDVGGSYFLPRVPGELGIYLGVTGVQIRAADALYCGLANWYLDSTRLSELDQKLDHLQWHDAPLKDLQGALAKLAVQQLPDPPLAALRPAIDHFFGLPDVPSIVEQLQQVTVADSHEWALNTAHLMQTRSPLAMAVTLKMLRRGRRLSLERCFALELHLDRQWFERGDLIEGVRALIIDKDKTPRWNPPTLHGLDKTHVDSFFHHFEQGVN, encoded by the coding sequence ATGACTGCTCAGGTTTCATCCGAAGCAAGCAGCGCCGATGTACACCAGGACGACGTACTCGCCGAAGTGCGTAACCATATTGGTCACCTGACCCTCAACCGCCCCGCCGGCCTGAATGCCATCACCCTCGGCATGGTGCGCAGCCTCGCGCAGCAGCTGCAAGCCTGGGAGGACGACCCCGAGGTGTACGCGGTGGTCCTGCGTGGTGCTGGGGAAAAGGCCTTCTGCGCCGGTGGCGATATTCGCTCCCTCTACGACAGCTTCAAAAGCGGCGACACCCTGCACCAGGACTTCTTCGTCGAAGAATACGCACTCGATCTGGCCATCCACCATTACCGCAAACCGGTGCTGGCCCTGATGGACGGGTTTGTCCTGGGGGGCGGCATGGGGCTGGTGCAAGGCGCCGACTTGCGTGTGGTGACCGAGCGCAGCCGCCTGGCAATGCCGGAAGTGGCAATCGGGTATTTCCCGGATGTGGGCGGCAGCTATTTCCTGCCACGGGTTCCTGGCGAGTTGGGGATCTATCTCGGCGTCACCGGCGTGCAGATCCGCGCTGCCGACGCGTTGTACTGCGGCTTGGCGAACTGGTACTTGGACAGCACAAGGCTTTCGGAACTCGACCAGAAACTCGACCACCTGCAATGGCACGACGCGCCGCTCAAGGACCTGCAAGGCGCACTGGCCAAACTCGCCGTGCAACAACTGCCCGATCCACCGCTGGCCGCCTTGCGCCCGGCCATCGACCACTTCTTCGGCCTGCCGGATGTACCGAGCATTGTCGAGCAGTTGCAGCAAGTCACCGTCGCCGACAGCCACGAATGGGCACTCAACACCGCCCACCTGATGCAAACCCGCTCGCCCCTGGCCATGGCCGTGACCCTGAAAATGCTGCGTCGCGGCCGCCGTTTGTCGCTGGAACGCTGCTTCGCGCTGGAACTGCACCTCGACCGTCAATGGTTCGAACGCGGCGACCTTATTGAAGGGGTCCGCGCACTGATCATCGACAAGGACAAAACCCCACGCTGGAACCCGCCGACGCTGCATGGGTTGGACAAAACCCATGTCGACAGCTTTTTCCACCACTTCGAGCAGGGTGTGAACTAA
- the arnF gene encoding 4-amino-4-deoxy-L-arabinose-phosphoundecaprenol flippase subunit ArnF — protein MSRVRGFALALGSVVLVSAAQLGMRWSMTRLPLPNEWLGAFTNNAIDLGALGVVLLAILAYALSMLCWLGALKHLPLGRAYSLLSISYALVYLLAASLPVFNEQFSVSKTLGVALVILGVLVINSRRASVTSPRNIP, from the coding sequence ATGAGCCGCGTGAGAGGTTTTGCCTTGGCGCTGGGCAGCGTGGTGCTGGTCAGCGCGGCGCAATTGGGCATGCGTTGGAGCATGACGCGCTTGCCGCTGCCCAACGAATGGCTCGGTGCGTTCACAAACAATGCCATCGACCTCGGTGCCCTGGGCGTGGTGCTGCTGGCCATCCTGGCCTATGCGCTGTCGATGCTCTGCTGGCTCGGCGCACTCAAGCACCTGCCGTTGGGCCGTGCCTATTCGCTGCTGAGCATCAGCTACGCGCTGGTGTACCTGCTGGCCGCCAGCCTGCCGGTATTCAACGAACAGTTTTCCGTTTCAAAAACCCTGGGGGTGGCGTTGGTCATCCTCGGAGTGCTGGTTATCAACTCTCGCCGCGCTAGCGTTACAAGTCCCAGGAACATTCCATGA
- a CDS encoding HPP family protein has translation MLARWFPAAINTRPTEWGRAAIGMALGTLFSVWLCAQMFGMEVALHLLGPLGASAVLLFAVSSGALAQPWSIIGSYLCAGVVALLVARVLGRTLGGACLAAGMAVVLMCWLRCLHPPAGGLAMTLVLADPASAALGWHELGAVLLGAGALLACALAYNNATRTRYPKGAAEAPTVILPDPDAARDPAITAADLKLALADMEQFYDIAPTELEQLIHTAEQHARRRSVGDVLASRVP, from the coding sequence ATGCTCGCTCGCTGGTTTCCCGCAGCCATCAATACCCGCCCAACTGAATGGGGCCGCGCCGCCATCGGCATGGCGCTGGGCACGCTGTTCAGTGTCTGGTTATGTGCCCAGATGTTTGGCATGGAGGTGGCGTTGCACCTGCTGGGGCCGCTGGGGGCTTCAGCGGTGTTGTTGTTCGCAGTGTCGTCCGGTGCGCTGGCGCAGCCCTGGTCGATCATCGGCAGCTACCTGTGCGCCGGTGTGGTGGCCTTGCTGGTGGCCCGCGTGCTCGGGCGCACCCTGGGCGGCGCCTGCCTGGCGGCGGGGATGGCGGTGGTGCTGATGTGCTGGTTGCGCTGCTTGCACCCGCCTGCCGGTGGCCTGGCCATGACCCTGGTCCTGGCTGACCCGGCTTCCGCTGCCCTTGGCTGGCATGAGCTGGGCGCCGTGCTGCTGGGTGCCGGCGCCCTGCTGGCCTGCGCACTCGCCTACAACAACGCCACACGCACGCGCTACCCCAAGGGTGCTGCCGAGGCACCGACGGTTATTTTGCCTGACCCTGACGCCGCTCGAGACCCGGCCATCACTGCCGCCGATTTGAAGCTGGCACTGGCCGACATGGAGCAGTTCTACGATATAGCCCCGACAGAACTGGAACAGTTGATCCACACTGCAGAACAGCATGCACGCCGCCGCAGCGTTGGTGATGTCCTGGCAAGCCGCGTACCCTGA
- the arnE gene encoding 4-amino-4-deoxy-L-arabinose-phosphoundecaprenol flippase subunit ArnE, whose translation MITLLLLLAACLLTCMGQVSQKFAVESWRDLPHGWAPKLRSPWLWAALVCLGLGLLVWLLVLQRLEVGIAYPMLSLNFVLVTLMARFVFHEHIDGRHWLGVALVIAGVVLLGRHV comes from the coding sequence GTGATCACCCTGCTGCTGTTATTGGCCGCCTGCCTGCTGACCTGCATGGGCCAGGTCTCGCAAAAGTTTGCCGTGGAAAGCTGGCGCGACCTGCCGCACGGCTGGGCGCCGAAACTGCGTTCGCCGTGGCTGTGGGCGGCGCTGGTTTGCCTGGGCCTGGGTTTGCTGGTGTGGTTGCTGGTGTTGCAGCGCCTGGAAGTGGGCATTGCCTACCCCATGCTCAGCCTGAATTTTGTGTTGGTCACGTTGATGGCGCGCTTTGTGTTCCATGAACACATCGATGGCCGCCACTGGCTGGGCGTGGCGCTGGTGATTGCCGGTGTCGTGCTGCTGGGGCGCCACGTATGA
- a CDS encoding acetyl-CoA C-acyltransferase has translation MTDPIVIVSAVRTPMGGFQGDLKGLTAPQLGAAAIRAAVERAGIAPDAVDEVLFGCVLPAGLGQAPARQAALGAGLDKATRCTTLNKMCGSGMQAAILAHDSLLAGSVDVVIAGGMESMSNAPYLLDRARSGYRLGHGRVLDHMFLDGLEDAYDKGRLMGTFAEECAGLNGFTRETQDAFAVASLTRAQEAITHGSFAAEIVPVQVTVGKEQKTILHDEQPPKAKLDKITSLKPAFREGGTVTAANSSSISDGAAALLLMRQSEAQKRGLKPLAVIHGHAAFADEPGLFPVAPVGAIRKLMSKTGWNLEDVDLFEINEAFAVVSLVTMSKLEIPHAKVNVHGGACALGHPIGASGARILVTLLSALRQKGLTRGVAAICIGGGEATAMAVECLY, from the coding sequence ATGACTGACCCCATCGTGATTGTCAGTGCCGTGCGCACGCCCATGGGCGGGTTTCAAGGCGACCTCAAGGGCCTGACCGCGCCGCAGCTGGGTGCCGCCGCAATCCGCGCCGCCGTGGAGCGGGCGGGCATCGCCCCCGACGCGGTGGATGAAGTGCTGTTCGGCTGCGTGCTGCCCGCAGGCCTGGGCCAGGCGCCCGCACGTCAAGCCGCCCTGGGCGCCGGCCTGGATAAAGCCACGCGCTGCACCACCCTGAACAAGATGTGCGGCTCGGGCATGCAAGCCGCGATCCTGGCGCATGACTCGCTGCTGGCCGGCAGTGTCGACGTGGTGATTGCCGGCGGCATGGAAAGCATGTCCAACGCCCCCTACCTGCTTGATCGCGCGCGCAGTGGCTACCGCTTGGGCCATGGCCGGGTGCTCGACCATATGTTCCTCGACGGCCTGGAAGACGCCTACGACAAGGGCCGGCTGATGGGCACCTTCGCTGAAGAATGCGCCGGGCTCAACGGCTTTACCCGCGAAACCCAGGATGCGTTCGCCGTCGCCTCCCTGACCCGCGCACAGGAAGCCATTACCCATGGCAGTTTTGCCGCCGAGATCGTCCCGGTGCAGGTCACCGTCGGCAAGGAACAGAAAACCATCCTGCACGATGAACAACCGCCCAAGGCCAAACTGGACAAAATCACCAGCCTGAAACCGGCGTTCCGTGAAGGCGGCACCGTGACGGCGGCCAACTCCAGTTCGATTTCCGATGGCGCGGCAGCATTGCTGCTGATGCGCCAGTCCGAGGCGCAAAAACGCGGGCTCAAGCCGCTGGCGGTGATCCATGGACATGCGGCGTTTGCCGATGAGCCCGGGCTGTTTCCGGTGGCACCGGTGGGTGCGATTCGCAAACTGATGAGCAAGACCGGTTGGAATCTCGAGGACGTCGACCTGTTCGAAATCAACGAAGCCTTCGCGGTGGTCAGCCTGGTGACCATGAGCAAGCTGGAAATCCCCCACGCCAAAGTCAACGTGCACGGCGGTGCCTGCGCCCTGGGCCATCCGATTGGTGCGTCGGGTGCGCGGATTCTGGTGACCTTGCTCTCGGCCTTGCGCCAGAAGGGCCTCACCCGTGGCGTCGCAGCCATCTGTATCGGCGGCGGTGAAGCCACGGCCATGGCCGTTGAATGCCTGTATTAA
- a CDS encoding UDP-glucose/GDP-mannose dehydrogenase family protein translates to MKISVFGSGYVGLVQATVLAEVGHDVICMDVDQNKVKLLQQGHVSIFEPGLAAMVKENLESGRLHFTFDEKLAVEHGEVLFIAVGTPSDEDGSADLKYVLSVGDAVARHRIEPVILVEKSTVPVGTGDTLRAHIEKALHLAGRHLEFDIVSNPEFLKEGSAVADCRRPDRIIIGCEREEVRDVMRDLYAPFNRNHDRIIFMDLRSAELTKYAANCMLATKISFINQIAELAEHLGADIEAVRLGIGADSRIGYHFIYPGCGYGGSCFPKDMRALIHSAKQANCSSDLLEAVEAINQRQKSKLFERINAFFQGNLRGKTFALWGLAFKPNTDDMRDAPSRVLMEALWAAGANVRAFDPEAMQETQRIYADEERLMLMGTPESTLVGADALIVCTEWQQFKAPDFDLIHQRLKTPVIFDGRNLYDGERLARKGFQYFPIGRGDSCQLPIPQQQWTPRVVEA, encoded by the coding sequence ATGAAAATCAGTGTATTTGGTAGTGGTTACGTCGGTCTGGTACAGGCCACCGTATTAGCCGAAGTCGGTCACGATGTGATCTGCATGGACGTCGATCAGAACAAGGTCAAGCTATTGCAGCAGGGCCATGTGAGCATTTTCGAGCCGGGGTTGGCCGCCATGGTCAAGGAAAACCTGGAGAGCGGGCGCTTGCATTTCACCTTTGATGAAAAGCTTGCGGTCGAGCATGGCGAAGTGCTGTTTATCGCCGTGGGCACGCCCTCGGATGAAGATGGCTCGGCAGACCTGAAATACGTGCTGTCGGTAGGCGATGCGGTGGCGCGCCATCGGATCGAACCGGTGATTCTGGTGGAAAAATCCACCGTGCCGGTGGGCACTGGCGACACCCTGCGCGCCCATATCGAAAAAGCCCTGCACCTGGCGGGCCGGCACCTGGAGTTTGATATCGTCTCCAACCCGGAATTTCTCAAGGAAGGCTCGGCGGTTGCCGACTGCCGCCGCCCGGACCGCATCATCATCGGCTGCGAGCGCGAAGAAGTGCGCGACGTGATGCGCGACCTGTACGCCCCGTTCAACCGCAACCATGACCGTATCATCTTCATGGACCTGCGCAGCGCCGAGCTGACCAAATACGCCGCCAACTGCATGCTGGCCACCAAGATCAGCTTTATCAACCAGATCGCCGAGCTGGCCGAGCACCTGGGCGCCGACATCGAAGCCGTGCGCCTGGGGATCGGCGCCGACTCACGTATCGGCTACCACTTTATCTACCCCGGTTGCGGCTACGGCGGCTCGTGTTTCCCCAAGGACATGCGCGCCTTGATCCACAGCGCCAAGCAGGCCAACTGCTCCAGCGACCTGTTGGAAGCCGTGGAAGCGATCAACCAGCGCCAGAAGAGCAAACTGTTCGAGCGCATCAATGCGTTCTTCCAGGGCAACCTGCGCGGCAAAACCTTTGCCTTGTGGGGGCTGGCGTTCAAGCCCAACACCGACGACATGCGCGATGCCCCAAGCCGGGTGCTGATGGAAGCCCTGTGGGCCGCCGGCGCCAACGTACGCGCCTTCGACCCGGAAGCCATGCAGGAAACCCAGCGCATCTACGCCGATGAAGAACGGCTGATGCTCATGGGCACCCCGGAATCCACCTTGGTTGGCGCGGATGCGCTGATCGTCTGCACTGAATGGCAGCAGTTCAAGGCACCCGACTTTGACCTGATCCACCAGCGCCTGAAAACACCGGTGATCTTCGATGGCCGCAACCTGTACGACGGCGAACGCTTGGCGCGCAAAGGCTTCCAGTATTTCCCGATTGGCCGTGGGGATTCCTGCCAGCTGCCGATTCCCCAGCAGCAGTGGACGCCGCGGGTCGTGGAAGCCTGA
- a CDS encoding enoyl-CoA hydratase, with the protein MSYETILLEVQGRVGLITLNRPQALNALNAQLVSELNQALDGLEANPKIGCIVLTGSKKAFAAGADIKEMAELTYPQIYLDDLFSDSDRVANRRKPIIAAVNGFALGGGCELALMCDFILAGDGAKFGQPEINLGVLPGMGGTQRLTRAVGKAKAMEMCLTGRFIDAVEAERCGIVARIVPADELLEEALNVAALIAGKSVPISMMVKESVNRAFEVSLSEGVRFERRVFHAAFATLDQKEGMAAFVGKRVAEFKDR; encoded by the coding sequence ATGAGTTACGAAACCATTTTGCTCGAAGTCCAGGGCCGCGTCGGGCTGATCACCCTGAATCGCCCACAAGCCCTGAACGCGCTGAATGCGCAGTTGGTGAGCGAGTTGAACCAGGCGCTGGACGGCTTGGAAGCCAACCCGAAAATCGGCTGCATCGTGCTGACCGGCTCGAAAAAAGCCTTCGCCGCCGGCGCCGATATCAAGGAAATGGCTGAGCTGACCTACCCGCAGATCTACCTGGATGACCTGTTCAGCGACAGCGACCGCGTGGCCAACCGCCGCAAGCCGATCATTGCCGCCGTCAACGGCTTCGCCCTGGGCGGCGGCTGCGAGCTGGCGTTGATGTGTGACTTTATCCTGGCCGGTGATGGTGCCAAGTTCGGCCAGCCGGAGATCAACCTCGGCGTACTGCCGGGCATGGGCGGCACACAGCGCCTGACCCGTGCGGTGGGCAAGGCCAAGGCCATGGAAATGTGCCTGACCGGGCGTTTTATCGACGCGGTGGAAGCTGAGCGCTGCGGGATCGTGGCGCGCATTGTGCCGGCGGATGAGTTGCTGGAAGAAGCGCTCAACGTTGCTGCTTTGATTGCCGGTAAATCGGTGCCGATCAGCATGATGGTCAAGGAAAGCGTGAACCGCGCTTTTGAGGTGAGTTTGTCGGAAGGTGTGCGTTTTGAGCGCCGGGTGTTTCATGCGGCGTTTGCGACGTTGGATCAGAAGGAGGGGATGGCGGCGTTTGTGGGGAAGCGGGTGGCGGAGTTTAAGGATCGATAG
- a CDS encoding acyl-CoA dehydrogenase: MLPNDEQLQISDAARQFAQERLKPFAAEWDREHRFPKEAIAEMAELGFFGMLVPEQWGGCDTGYLAYAMALEEIAAGDGACSTIMSVHNSVGCVPILTFGNDQQKEQFLKPLASGAMLGAFALTEPQAGSDASSLKTRARLEGDHYVLNGCKQFITSGQNAGVVIVFAVTDPAAGKRGISAFIVPTDSPGYTVARVEDKLGQHASDTCQILFEDVKVPVANRLGEEGEGYRIALANLEGGRVGIASQSVGMARAAFEAARDYARERESFGKPLIEHQAVAFRLADMATQIAVARQMVHYAAALRDSGKPALVEASMAKLFASEMAEKVCSAALQTLGGYGYLSDFPLERIYRDVRVCQIYEGTSDIQRMVISRNL; the protein is encoded by the coding sequence ATGTTACCCAATGACGAACAACTGCAGATCAGCGACGCGGCCCGGCAATTTGCCCAGGAGCGCCTGAAACCTTTCGCCGCCGAATGGGACCGCGAGCACCGTTTTCCCAAGGAGGCCATCGCTGAAATGGCCGAACTGGGCTTTTTCGGCATGTTGGTACCGGAGCAGTGGGGCGGTTGCGACACCGGCTACCTGGCCTACGCCATGGCGTTGGAGGAAATCGCCGCGGGCGATGGTGCTTGCTCGACGATCATGAGCGTGCACAACTCGGTGGGCTGCGTGCCGATCCTCACGTTCGGCAACGATCAGCAGAAAGAACAGTTCCTCAAGCCCCTGGCCAGCGGCGCCATGCTCGGCGCGTTCGCACTGACCGAACCCCAGGCCGGCTCCGATGCCAGCAGCCTCAAAACCCGTGCGCGCCTTGAGGGCGACCACTACGTGCTCAATGGCTGCAAACAGTTCATCACCTCCGGGCAAAATGCCGGGGTGGTGATTGTGTTCGCGGTCACCGACCCGGCAGCGGGCAAGCGTGGGATCAGCGCATTCATTGTGCCCACCGATTCGCCGGGCTATACCGTGGCCCGCGTCGAAGACAAGCTCGGCCAGCATGCGTCGGATACCTGCCAGATCCTGTTCGAGGACGTGAAGGTGCCGGTGGCCAACCGCCTGGGCGAAGAGGGCGAGGGCTACCGTATCGCCCTGGCTAACCTGGAAGGCGGCCGCGTGGGCATCGCCTCGCAATCAGTGGGCATGGCCCGCGCTGCGTTTGAAGCGGCCCGCGACTACGCCCGTGAGCGTGAAAGCTTTGGCAAACCCTTGATCGAACACCAGGCCGTGGCGTTTCGTCTGGCGGACATGGCCACGCAAATCGCCGTGGCGCGGCAGATGGTGCATTACGCCGCCGCGCTGCGTGACAGCGGCAAGCCTGCACTGGTGGAAGCCTCGATGGCCAAGCTGTTCGCCTCGGAAATGGCCGAAAAAGTCTGTTCGGCCGCCTTGCAAACCCTCGGTGGTTACGGTTACCTGAGCGACTTCCCCCTCGAGCGGATCTACCGCGACGTGCGGGTCTGCCAGATTTATGAAGGCACCAGCGATATTCAACGCATGGTCATCTCACGCAATCTCTAA